The genomic DNA TCTCCTCGAGGTCGTGCCGCGGCTGCCGCTCTACGCCGCCTTCAAGGTCGCCGACGAGGTGCTGATGCGTGCCGTCAAGGGGATCACCGAGCTGATCACCGTCCCCGGTCTGGTGAACCTCGACTTCGCCGATGTGCGCACCGTCATGGAGCGCGGCGGCGTGGCCATGATCGGGATGGGCGACTCCGACTCCGAGGACAAGGCCGCCGATTCGGTGAAGAAGGCCCTTCGTTCCCCGCTCCTCGATGTGGACATCTCCGGGGCCACGGCGGCGCTGGTCAACGTCGTCGGCGGTCCGGACATGACGATGGTCGAGGCCGAGGGTGTGGTGCAGGAGGTCTATGACCGCATTGACCCCTCGGCCCGGATCATCTGGGGTGCGCAGGTCGATCCCGAGATGCAGGGCCGGATGAGGACGATGCTCGTCGTCACCGGTGTGAACTCGCCGCAGATTTATGGGCGCAACGATCGCTCCCGGAGCTCCCGGGTTGCAAAAGAATTCGACATCGACTTTCTGAGGTGAGAATGGAATGGTGGAGATCGATACCGACTCGATGAAAGAGTCGATGAAAATCAGCAATCTCAATGAGGAATTCATTCAGAAATATCTCCGCGTCCTGAAACTTGCGCGGACCCCCACCCGTGAGGAGTTCCAGAAGATCGCCATCGTGGCGGCGCTGGGTGTCCTCCTCATCGGGCTGATCGGGTTTATCATCTATGAGATCATGCTTGTGCTGCCGCACTGATGCACATGACAGAGGAAACCGAAACCCGGATATTTGCCGTGAAGACGACGGCAAAACAGGAACGTGCCGTCGCAGATGGGATCTACCATGCGGTCACCATGGACCCCTCCTTCAAGGTCACGGCGGTGATCTCCCCTGACGAACTGAAGGGGTATGTGCTCGTCGAGACGCTCGAACCGGTGGCGCGGATCGAGGAGCTGATTGAATCGGTGCCGAGCGCCCGGACGGTCGTGCCGGGTGAGACCTCTCTTGCAGAGATGGGACACTATCTGGTGCCGAAACCGGTCGTCTCGGGCATCGATGAGGGGACGATCGTCGA from Methanofollis fontis includes the following:
- a CDS encoding transcription elongation factor Spt5 codes for the protein MHMTEETETRIFAVKTTAKQERAVADGIYHAVTMDPSFKVTAVISPDELKGYVLVETLEPVARIEELIESVPSARTVVPGETSLAEMGHYLVPKPVVSGIDEGTIVELIAGPFKGEKAVVKRVDSSKEEITVELYESMVPIPITVRGDNVRVIDRGES
- a CDS encoding protein translocase SEC61 complex subunit gamma, translating into MKESMKISNLNEEFIQKYLRVLKLARTPTREEFQKIAIVAALGVLLIGLIGFIIYEIMLVLPH